A section of the Prevotella melaninogenica genome encodes:
- a CDS encoding zinc-dependent metalloprotease → MSINKKATACLFALMLGSGVGVAGNRFVYRAVKDTITQQKDTTKQKVQKDKASEKEKEKPSAYDQLVKKKGSVQQGLFTVRHIDDQWYFEVPDSIIGRYLLAVTRFTAVPQNFGKFAGEAVNQQTVYFEQRDDKTMLLRAYVLSQEAAPKSSISRTLKASTADPIVASFKVIGRNKDTKAQLIDVTSLFVRDNAVLSISSNDSKQLKLGGLMSDRTFIDTMKVYPINVEIATTRTYSSSPSTAPASYTGAMTVGLNTSVVLLPKIPMRKRIWDNRVGYFTNRYTIFSDEQTKTDRQQFISRFRLEPKDKKAYAKGKLVEPIKPIVFYIDPATPKKWVPYLMKGIEDWNVAFEAAGFKNAIQAKEWPNDPTMSVDDARFNVLRYLPAEIENAYGPRIVDPRSGEIIESHICWYHNVMNLLTKWYFTQCAPLDKRAQTVHMDDKLMGELIRFVSSHEVGHTIGLRHNMGASHATPVEKLRDKKWVEEHGHTASIMDYARFNYVAQPKDGISERGLFPRVNDYDKWAIRWGYQYRPEFKDEMDEKEKLMTETTAILAKNPRLWFGGEGKNEDPRAQIEDLGDDNVKASDYGIKNLKRIVAKLPEWTRQPNDQYEDRMEMWRSVVGQYGRYTNHVLKNIGGRYINNMPGQKPYEVAPAKKGRDAVDYIGRQVFEAPLWLYPSSMTDIAGTDLVDEISSYQDRILKVMMNGTIMDKIYKDQREAGAYQFKDYLNDLFNSVWKPLAGLNDMQVRTRRLLERNYVEQMNTLLNPVQKDKPTAADRASNSDIMLYLMQHLDTVEQFCKAQAAQSEGINLLHYNDLLRQIKLIRERRVTVK, encoded by the coding sequence AGCAACAGCCTGCCTGTTTGCGCTTATGCTCGGAAGTGGAGTAGGCGTAGCAGGCAACAGGTTTGTCTATCGTGCTGTAAAGGATACTATTACACAACAGAAAGACACCACCAAACAGAAAGTACAGAAGGATAAAGCATCAGAGAAAGAGAAAGAAAAGCCTTCTGCATACGACCAGCTTGTAAAGAAAAAAGGAAGTGTTCAGCAAGGACTCTTTACCGTGAGACATATTGATGACCAATGGTATTTTGAAGTTCCTGATTCAATTATAGGTCGTTATCTCCTTGCCGTGACTCGTTTTACAGCCGTTCCACAGAACTTTGGTAAGTTTGCAGGAGAAGCAGTTAACCAACAGACAGTTTATTTTGAGCAGCGTGATGATAAGACAATGTTGCTTCGTGCATACGTTCTTTCGCAGGAGGCTGCCCCAAAGAGTAGCATTTCTCGTACGTTGAAGGCTTCTACAGCTGACCCTATCGTTGCTTCGTTCAAGGTGATTGGTCGTAACAAGGATACTAAAGCACAGTTGATTGATGTTACATCTTTGTTCGTAAGAGATAATGCCGTTCTAAGTATATCTTCAAATGACTCTAAGCAATTGAAGTTAGGTGGACTGATGTCTGACCGTACTTTCATTGATACGATGAAGGTTTATCCAATAAATGTGGAGATTGCTACGACACGTACCTATTCAAGTTCACCTTCTACAGCACCTGCCTCTTATACAGGTGCAATGACTGTTGGACTGAACACCAGTGTTGTTCTTCTTCCAAAGATACCTATGCGCAAGCGTATATGGGATAATCGTGTAGGTTATTTCACTAATAGATATACCATCTTTAGTGACGAACAGACTAAGACCGATCGCCAGCAGTTTATCTCTCGTTTCCGCTTGGAGCCAAAAGATAAGAAGGCATACGCAAAGGGAAAGCTCGTAGAGCCTATTAAGCCTATTGTATTCTATATCGACCCAGCCACACCAAAGAAGTGGGTTCCTTATTTGATGAAGGGTATTGAGGACTGGAATGTTGCTTTTGAGGCTGCTGGCTTTAAGAATGCAATACAGGCAAAGGAGTGGCCTAACGACCCAACCATGAGTGTTGATGATGCTCGTTTCAACGTTCTTCGTTATCTTCCAGCTGAGATTGAGAACGCATACGGCCCACGTATTGTTGACCCACGTAGTGGTGAGATTATCGAGAGTCATATCTGTTGGTATCATAATGTGATGAATCTCTTGACAAAGTGGTACTTTACACAGTGCGCTCCATTAGATAAGCGCGCACAGACAGTACACATGGACGATAAGCTTATGGGCGAATTGATTCGCTTTGTGTCAAGTCATGAGGTGGGACATACAATCGGTTTACGTCATAACATGGGTGCAAGCCATGCTACACCAGTAGAGAAGCTTCGTGATAAGAAATGGGTTGAGGAACATGGGCATACTGCCAGCATCATGGACTATGCTCGTTTCAATTACGTTGCACAGCCAAAAGATGGCATTTCAGAGCGTGGTCTCTTCCCACGTGTGAACGATTACGACAAGTGGGCAATCCGTTGGGGCTATCAGTATCGTCCTGAGTTCAAAGATGAAATGGATGAGAAGGAGAAGTTGATGACTGAGACTACCGCTATCCTTGCAAAGAATCCACGTCTGTGGTTTGGTGGTGAGGGCAAGAATGAAGACCCACGTGCACAGATAGAAGACCTTGGTGATGATAATGTTAAGGCGAGTGATTATGGTATTAAGAACTTAAAGCGTATTGTTGCGAAGCTTCCTGAGTGGACACGTCAGCCTAATGATCAGTACGAAGACCGTATGGAAATGTGGAGAAGTGTTGTTGGTCAGTATGGCCGTTACACCAATCACGTTCTGAAGAATATTGGTGGTCGCTACATCAATAATATGCCTGGACAGAAGCCTTATGAGGTTGCGCCAGCCAAGAAGGGTAGAGATGCTGTAGACTATATCGGTCGTCAGGTTTTCGAAGCACCACTTTGGCTTTACCCTTCATCAATGACTGATATTGCAGGTACTGATCTTGTTGACGAAATCAGCAGTTATCAAGATCGTATTCTGAAGGTGATGATGAACGGAACCATTATGGATAAGATTTATAAGGACCAGCGTGAAGCAGGAGCTTATCAGTTCAAAGACTATCTTAATGATTTATTCAACAGCGTTTGGAAGCCACTTGCAGGTCTTAATGATATGCAAGTTCGTACACGTCGCTTGCTTGAACGTAACTATGTAGAGCAGATGAACACCCTTTTGAATCCTGTTCAGAAAGATAAACCAACTGCTGCTGATCGTGCAAGTAATTCTGATATTATGCTTTATCTGATGCAGCATTTAGATACTGTTGAGCAGTTCTGTAAGGCACAAGCAGCACAGAGTGAAGGCATTAATCTCCTTCATTACAACGATCTCTTACGTCAGATTAAGTTGATTCGTGAGCGTCGTGTGACTGTAAAGTAA